ATGCTGAAGAAGATCTTAGCAGTAGTCGCCGTTCTGGTTCTCGCCGTTTCGTTCGGAGGCTGCAAGAAAAAGGAGGAGAAGCCGCAGCTTCCCGCCGGTCATCCGCCCATGGAAGGTGGGATGCCCGCAGGTATGCCCAACGTGCCTAAGGTTGACCGCAAGGTCGTGGTTTCCAGTACCGTGTCGGCGAAATGGAAGGCCGTGAAGCTCGAGGTGGAGAATAAGGCGACAAAGACGAAGAAAGAGTATGCCGTGAACGTCGGCGGAGAGCTTGCCATCCCGAACACGAAGATGACGGTCAAGGTGCTGAACTTCCTGCCCGACTTCAAGATGACCGATAAGGAGTTCACCTCAGCATCGGACCAGCCGAACATGCCGGCCGCGCAGGTTGTTGTCAGCGAGAACGGCAAAGAGATCTGGACCAACTGGCTGTTCTCCCTGCAGCCCAACATCCATCCTTTCCAGCACGAGTCCGTAGGCATCGTGCTGAAGGGCGGCGTGGCGAAATAGGCGTCGCTCCTGAGATCTGCAAACCTTCTGTGCACAGATGCCTGCGCGTCTGTGCACATTGTTTCTTGCGCCCATAGCTCAGCTGGATAGAGCAACGGACTACGAATCCGTAGGTCAGAGGTTCGAATCCTCTTGGGCGCGCCAGTATTTTCGCGGCTCGTGCGACAGGCGGCCGTTGCGACAGCTATGCAATCATCGACCGACATGGATTTCATGCGCAATGCGCTGGCAGAGGCCCGGAAGGCCGCGGCCCTGGGCGAGACGCCCGTCGGTGCCGTTCTCGTGATGGACGGCCAGGTTATCGCCTCCGCTCACAACATGCGTGAGACGTGGCAGGACCCCGTAGCCCATGCCGAGGTGCTTGCGGTCCGCGAAGCGTCGGCCCGGCTCGGCACGTGGCGGTTGAAGGATGCGACGCTGTACGTGACCCTTGAACCCTGTCTCATGTGCGCCGGCGCTCTTGTGCTTGCCCGGATCAGCAGGCTGGTCTATGGCTGTCGTGACGCAAAAGCGGGGGCTCTCGGGTCGGTTTACGATGTCGTGCGCGACGGCAGACTGAACCACACGTACCCGATAACGCCCGGAGTGCTTGAAGCCGAGTGCCGGGATGTGCTCAAGGATTTTTTTGCGGGGTTGAGAGCCGAAGGCCGCGGCGTAGGGAGCTCATAGTCCGGAGTCGCGAGGGCGATGCAGCAGTTCTGATGATCGTGTTTCTCCGGACTCCGCGCGCAGGACAACGATCGAGAATCGAGTTTGCACGGAGAGGTGGCCGAGCGGCTGAAGGCGGCAGTCTCGAAAACTGTTGTGGGGGTAACTCCACCGGGGGTTCAAATCCCCCCCTCTCCGCCAGTTACCCCGAAATGTACCGTGCAACGTGCAAATTTGAAATTTTGAATTTCCCGTTCTTTTCCTTGCAACAGCGATAGTCCTGGAGAGGTGGCCGAGCGGCTGAAGGCGCACGCTTGGAAAGCGTGTTTAGGGAAACCTAACGTGGGTTCAAATCCCACCCTCTCCGCCATTTTTATCGAACGAATTGTAAGCCTGAACCTTGCAATTTACGATTTTCAATTTTCAAATACAGTAAGACGTAGCGCTCATAAGCCCGGGTCCTGCGCAACCGCGGTCCCGTGAACCCCGTCAGGTCCGGAAGGAAGCAGCGGTAAACGGGTTCCCGGTGTGCCGCAGGGGAGCCCGGGTTTGTGAGCCTTTTTTATTTTCAGGCATGCGATGCCACTGTGGTACAATGGCACTGTCCCTTCGAGGTACGTCATGAGCTACCAGGTCCTGGCAAGAAAGTGGAGACCCCAGGTCTTCGAGGACGTCGCCGGACAGGCGCACATCACCCGCACTCTTCAGAACGCGATCACCTCGGGCCGGCTGGCCCATGCCTTCCTGTTCTCCGGCCCCCGCGGCGTCGGCAAGACGACCACGGCGCGCATCCTGGCAAAGGCTTTGAACTGCGTGGAAGGGCCCACTCCGTCGCCCTGCGGCAAATGCGATTCCTGCCTGGAAACGGCCGCTGGCACGTCCATGGACGTCATCGAGATCGACGGAGCATCGAACCGGGGGATCGAGCACATCCGTGAGCTCCGCGAGGCTGTGAAGTACGCGCCCGCAGGCGGCAAGAACAAAGTGTATGTGATCGACGAAGTGCACATGCTCACGAACGAGGCGTTCAACGCCCTGCTGAAAACCCTCGAAGAGCCTCCGCCCCATGTGATTTTCATCTTCGCCACCACGGAACCCCAGAAGATCCCCGCCACGATCCTTTCCCGCTGCCAGCGCTATGGATTCAAGCGCGTGTCGCTTCACGAGATCATCGGGCGGCTCCGCACCATCGCGGATGCCGAAGGGATCACGATTACGGACCGCGGGCTCGCCATGATCGCCCGCGCGGCAGAAGGCAGCATGCGCGACTCCCAGAGCCTTCTGGACCAGGCCGTGTCATACAGCGGAATGGCAATCGGGGACGAGGACCTGCAGGCAACCTTGGGATCCGTCGCCCAGGAAGCGCTCTCCCGGTTCACCGCAGGACTCCTGTCGCGCGACTCCGCGGGGCTGCTCGTGCAGATCGACGGCCTGCTGGAGCAGGGACAGGACATGCGGCAGTTCCTTGCCGGCATTGTAGAGCACATCCGGGACCTGCTTGTTGTCAAGATCGCGGCCGACCCCTCGCAGATGATCGAGCTTCCCGCGGCGGACATCGACGCTATGAAGCAGCAGGCAGCGGGAGCCTCGGCGGAAGAGCTGCTTGTTCTCTTTGACAGCCTGTCGAAGACGCTGGATGATATGCGCTGGTCGCCGCATCAGCGGTTCACCTTCGAGGTGGGGATGATCAAGGCCTGCAGCCGCACGCCGCTCAAGCCCCTTGCCGAAGTTCTGTCGCATATGAAGGAGTTGGAAGCACGGCTGGCGGGCGGTCAGGCCGCGATGCCGGCGCCGACTGGCCGGGTGGGCGAACGACCCGTGGAATACGCTGCGAAGAAGCCCGTCCAGCCATCCTCCCCTCCCGCGGAGTCTACGGGCGGGGCCCCGGGCGACATCTGGGGCCGGGTCATGAACTCGCTCAGGACGAGACGGCCGAGCCTCGCTTCCTCTCTCGCCGACAGCCGGCTTGTCGACCTTTCCGACGAGGAGCTGGCGATCGTCGTCCAGGGAAACAGCTTCCAGCTGAGCCAGATCGAAAAACAGGAAAACCGGGAGATCATCGAGAGCATCGCCGCTGAGATCCTGAACCGCCCCGTGCGCATGAAAGTCCAGGCGGCAACCGTGGAAAAGCGGCCGTTGAAGGCAAAGTCCCCGGCAAAAAAGAAGCCTGAGGAGCACGACCCGCTTGTTCAGGATGCCCTCAGGATCTTCGGGGGGGAAGTCATTGATGAGGAAGCCGAAAATTAGTTCCCGAAAACCGCGGCTCCCGCGCACATTTAAATTTCTAATATTTCCATAAACCCCGCATTTTTTGTTGCAAAACCTCAAAATATCTTTTATTATAAAATTCCTTTTTTCCACAATCCCGGGATGTTTTGTACCCAAAAGGCCATCTATGTCCAAGAATATGATCAGTAATCTTATGAAGCAGGCCCAGCAGATGCAGGAGCGGGTCAAGAAGCTCCAGGAAGAGGCTGCGGGCAAGACCGTGGAGGCGTCCTCCGGCGGCGGTATGGTCACGGTCATCGCGAACGGCCGTCAGGAAATCGTCTCGATCAAGATCGACCCTTCCGTGGTGGATCCCAAGGACATCGAGATGCTGCAGGACCTGGTCTCCGCCGCGGTGAACGAGGCCCTTCGGAAGTCGCAGGACCTGATGAAGGAAGAGATGGCCAGGCTGACGGCCGGCATGGGGCTTCCGCCGGGGCTGCTGTAGCGCGCAGGACGTGGTGAAAGAGCGCGAGATAACGTCTCAATCGTCGGGGCGGCGGCAGGGCAGGGCCGCTGCGCACGCCGCCGAAGTTTCCGGAAAGGCCCTCGGCAGGATGGTCGAGGCCTTCATGAGGCTGCCCGGCATCGGGAGGAAGAGCGCGGAGCGGCTTGCCTTTGCCGTGCTCGGCATGGCCCGGGAAGATGCAGCCGGCATCGCGCAGGCGATCCTGGACCTTAAGGACAACAGCCGGTTCTGCCCGGTCTGCAATAACATAACCGAAGACGACCTGTGCGGCATCTGCCGCGACCCGAACCGCGACGCGACGCGCATCTGCGTCGTTGAGGAACCGAGCAATATTCTGATCCTCGAAAAGACCGGCATCTTCCGGGGACGTTACCATGCGCTCCTCGGGGCCATCTCTCCGCTGGACGGGATCGGTCCGGAAGACCTGAAGATCGACGGCCTCATGGATCGGGTCCAAGCCGGCGGCATCAAAGAAGTGATCATCGCAACGAACCCCACGGTCAAAGGCGAGACAACGGCCCTCTACCTGTCGAAGCTGATCAAGCCCCTGGGCGTCAACGTGAGCCGCATCGCCTACGGCCTTCCCGTCGGAGGGGACATCGAGTATGCCGATGAGAACACGGTCCAGCGGGCGCTCGAAGGCCGAAGGGAAATGTAATCGAACACAAATGAAAAAGGAACAATTGAAGTTGCACATTGATGTGTGCTGCGGCACGAGCTGTCATCAATATTCAATTTCCAGTCTTTACTCTTCAACTGAACTTGGAGGTTTCCATGGCAGAAATGGTTGAGATCAGGTGGCACGGAAGAGGCGGTCAGGGGACGGTCACGGCGGCAAAGGTGCTTGCCGACGCGTGCCTTTCCGGCGGCCGCAATGTGCAGGCGTTCCCGGAGTACGGCCCGGAGCGCGCGGGCGCGCCGCTTCGCGCCTATAACCGCATCAGCGAGAAGATCCTTCGGATGCACTGCCCCGTACTGAACCCCGGCGTGGTGGCCGTCGTGGATGCAACGCTTCTTGACGCTATCAATGTTGCCGAAGGCGCGAAGGACGACGCGGTCTTCATCATCAACACGAGCAGGGACCCGAGAGACGTCCGCGAGAAGCTTAAGGCCAAGCCCTCCCAGAAGGTCTTCACCATCGATGCGACCAAGATCGCCATCGACACCATCGGCCGGCCCATGCCGAACGCGCCCATGCTTGGCGCGTTGAACAAGGCCACGGCAATCGTGGGCATGGACGTGCTGCTCGAGGACGTGAAGGGAAGCTTCGGCAAGAAGTTCGCCCAAAAGATCATCGACGGGAACCTTGCCGCGGTGAAGCGGGGGTACGAGGAGGTAAAACAGGGATGAAACAGATGAACTGGAAAGAGCTGCCGCACGCCGGCACGGTCCTGAAGGCCGGCAATGCGAATGAATACAAGACCGGTTCGTGGCGCACGTATAAGCCGCGCTGGATCGAAGAGAACTGCATCCAGTGCCTCTTCTGCTGGATCTATTGCCCCGACTCTGCCGTAGTGGTCAAGGACGAGAAGATGACCGGCTTCGACTACGACCACTGCAAGGGCTGCGGCGTCTGCGCCATGGAGTGCCCTGGCAAGAAGGGCAACAAGGCCATTGTCATGGAAGAGGAGGGCAAATAACATGGCAATTATGACGACCAAGACCGTGGCGGTCACCGGCAACCAGGCCGTTGCGGAGGCGCTCCGCCAGTTGAATCCCGATGTCATGCCCGCCTATCCCATCACGCCGTCGACGGGCATCATGGAGTCATTCACCTCCTTCGTGTCGAACGGCAAGGTGGATACGGAAACGATTCTCGTGGAGAGCGAGCACAGCGCCATGAGTGCCTGCATCGGAGCATCCGCTGCCGGCGGCCGCGTGGCAACGGCAACGAGCGCTCAGGGCCTCGCGCTCATGTGGGAGATGCTCCATATCGCGTCGGGCTACCGGCTTCCGATCCTGATGGCACTCGTGAACCGGGCGCTCTCGGCACCGCTCAATATCCACGGCGACCATTCCGACGGTATGGGCATGCGTGACTGCGGCTGGATCCAGATCTTCTGCGAGAACGCCCAGGAGGCCTATGACAACACGATCATGGCTTACCGCATCGCCGAACACAAGGACGTGCGGCTGCCGATCGCCGTCAATATGGACGGTTTCATCATCAGCCACTCCATCGAAAGCATGCAGTACATCACCGACGAGGACGTGAAGAAGTTCGTGGGCGACTACATCGCCATCGATCCGCTTCTCGACATCGACAATCCCAAGAGCATCGGCGCCCTGGTCCTGACGGACTACTACATGGAGCACAAGCGCGCCCAGCATCAAGCCATGCTGAACGTGAAGAAGGTCGTGCAGGACGTGTCTGCCGAGTTCGCCAAGCTGACGGGCAGGAAGTACGAGCTCTTCGAGACCTACCGGCTCGAGGACGCTGACGTGGCCATCGTGGCCTTAAACTCGGCTGCAGGCACCATAAAGGACGAAGTGGACCGGTATCGCGAGAAGGGTGTGAAGGCCGGGCTGCTCAAGCCCCGGATGTTCCGCCCCTTCCCCTATGAGGAAGTTGGGATGGCGCTTAAGAACGCCAAGGCCGTCTGCGTCATGGACCGGGCTGACTCCTACGGCGGCTTCGGCCCGCTTTTCATGGAAATCGCGTCGGCCGTCTACCCGTACAAGGGCCCGGCGATGTTCAACAAGATCTATGGCCTCGGCGGCAGGGACCTGATGCCGCTCGACGTGGACCAGGTGATCGACGAGACCATCGAGGTCGCGAAGACCGGCAAGGTCAAAATGATGAAAGATTACCTCTCCGTCAGGAGCTAAAGGCGAGATGGCCACAGAGGCAGGGCGACACAGAGAAACCCGATAAATCCTTCAGACAGAATTACCGGATGGACGGATATAAGATATCCTGTTATCCAGTCCAGGAATCTAGGAGATCAATAATGAGCACGACACAGGAAAAGCCGCTGACGCTGAAATCGCTGACGCACAAGAAGGACGACCTTTCCGGCGGGCACCGCATGTGCTCCGGCTGCGGCGCGCCGACCATTGTGCGCCAGGTGCTCCTGGCGATCGATGAGCCGGTGGTGATCGCCAACGCCACGGGCTGTCTCGAGGTCTCGACCTGCCTCTTCCCCTACACCGCCTGGA
This Nitrospirota bacterium DNA region includes the following protein-coding sequences:
- the porA gene encoding pyruvate ferredoxin oxidoreductase, giving the protein MTTKTVAVTGNQAVAEALRQLNPDVMPAYPITPSTGIMESFTSFVSNGKVDTETILVESEHSAMSACIGASAAGGRVATATSAQGLALMWEMLHIASGYRLPILMALVNRALSAPLNIHGDHSDGMGMRDCGWIQIFCENAQEAYDNTIMAYRIAEHKDVRLPIAVNMDGFIISHSIESMQYITDEDVKKFVGDYIAIDPLLDIDNPKSIGALVLTDYYMEHKRAQHQAMLNVKKVVQDVSAEFAKLTGRKYELFETYRLEDADVAIVALNSAAGTIKDEVDRYREKGVKAGLLKPRMFRPFPYEEVGMALKNAKAVCVMDRADSYGGFGPLFMEIASAVYPYKGPAMFNKIYGLGGRDLMPLDVDQVIDETIEVAKTGKVKMMKDYLSVRS
- the dnaX gene encoding DNA polymerase III subunit gamma/tau, whose product is MSYQVLARKWRPQVFEDVAGQAHITRTLQNAITSGRLAHAFLFSGPRGVGKTTTARILAKALNCVEGPTPSPCGKCDSCLETAAGTSMDVIEIDGASNRGIEHIRELREAVKYAPAGGKNKVYVIDEVHMLTNEAFNALLKTLEEPPPHVIFIFATTEPQKIPATILSRCQRYGFKRVSLHEIIGRLRTIADAEGITITDRGLAMIARAAEGSMRDSQSLLDQAVSYSGMAIGDEDLQATLGSVAQEALSRFTAGLLSRDSAGLLVQIDGLLEQGQDMRQFLAGIVEHIRDLLVVKIAADPSQMIELPAADIDAMKQQAAGASAEELLVLFDSLSKTLDDMRWSPHQRFTFEVGMIKACSRTPLKPLAEVLSHMKELEARLAGGQAAMPAPTGRVGERPVEYAAKKPVQPSSPPAESTGGAPGDIWGRVMNSLRTRRPSLASSLADSRLVDLSDEELAIVVQGNSFQLSQIEKQENREIIESIAAEILNRPVRMKVQAATVEKRPLKAKSPAKKKPEEHDPLVQDALRIFGGEVIDEEAEN
- a CDS encoding 2-oxoacid:acceptor oxidoreductase family protein, coding for MAEMVEIRWHGRGGQGTVTAAKVLADACLSGGRNVQAFPEYGPERAGAPLRAYNRISEKILRMHCPVLNPGVVAVVDATLLDAINVAEGAKDDAVFIINTSRDPRDVREKLKAKPSQKVFTIDATKIAIDTIGRPMPNAPMLGALNKATAIVGMDVLLEDVKGSFGKKFAQKIIDGNLAAVKRGYEEVKQG
- the tadA gene encoding tRNA adenosine(34) deaminase TadA, coding for MQSSTDMDFMRNALAEARKAAALGETPVGAVLVMDGQVIASAHNMRETWQDPVAHAEVLAVREASARLGTWRLKDATLYVTLEPCLMCAGALVLARISRLVYGCRDAKAGALGSVYDVVRDGRLNHTYPITPGVLEAECRDVLKDFFAGLRAEGRGVGSS
- the recR gene encoding recombination mediator RecR, coding for MKEREITSQSSGRRQGRAAAHAAEVSGKALGRMVEAFMRLPGIGRKSAERLAFAVLGMAREDAAGIAQAILDLKDNSRFCPVCNNITEDDLCGICRDPNRDATRICVVEEPSNILILEKTGIFRGRYHALLGAISPLDGIGPEDLKIDGLMDRVQAGGIKEVIIATNPTVKGETTALYLSKLIKPLGVNVSRIAYGLPVGGDIEYADENTVQRALEGRREM
- a CDS encoding DUF2155 domain-containing protein, giving the protein MLKKILAVVAVLVLAVSFGGCKKKEEKPQLPAGHPPMEGGMPAGMPNVPKVDRKVVVSSTVSAKWKAVKLEVENKATKTKKEYAVNVGGELAIPNTKMTVKVLNFLPDFKMTDKEFTSASDQPNMPAAQVVVSENGKEIWTNWLFSLQPNIHPFQHESVGIVLKGGVAK
- a CDS encoding 4Fe-4S binding protein → MKQMNWKELPHAGTVLKAGNANEYKTGSWRTYKPRWIEENCIQCLFCWIYCPDSAVVVKDEKMTGFDYDHCKGCGVCAMECPGKKGNKAIVMEEEGK
- a CDS encoding YbaB/EbfC family nucleoid-associated protein, translating into MSKNMISNLMKQAQQMQERVKKLQEEAAGKTVEASSGGGMVTVIANGRQEIVSIKIDPSVVDPKDIEMLQDLVSAAVNEALRKSQDLMKEEMARLTAGMGLPPGLL